The window TGCGGTTGCCGCGCAGGTTGAAGAAGGAGCCCTCCCCCACCATGCCGCTCTTGTTGCTCACGCGAAGACCCGCGAAGCGGCCCGTGAGGGCGTCGCTCGCCGTAAAATAACCGCGGTTGATGTCCTTGATGCCCACCGCTCCGGCCGAACCGATGCGGTCGGACATCGGGACTTCGCCGTCGGGCGAGGAGTAATGGTCGGTCGCCAGCGTGTTGGCCGACTGTTGGAGGTAGATCACCACGCTGTCCCGGCCGAGCAGGTTGACGCGAGCCGAAAAATAGCCCTCTTTCACCACGTTGAGAGTCGCCCGGTCGGAGAAGACCTTGGCCCGGAAAACACCTTTCGGACCGCTGACGACCGAACGCGCCAGTTCGTCGGAGCTGACCTGCGCCGCGCCGAGCGGCTTTCGGGTGTCGGCATCCAGCACGAGACCCACGATCTGACGGGCCGTCTCCCGATCCCGGTATTGCTGCGCCGCTGCTCGTCCCCCGGCAAAGAGTACGGACAGTAGCAAAATGTATTTGATGGAGTTACGCATTTTTCACTCTTTTTTGGGGTTAATAATTATCGGTCGGGGTGAGAACGATCCGTCCCACGCAGATCCGGCGCTTCTCGCCCGCGGTGAACTTGCCGGGAATGACAATCCGCAGTTCGAGCGGCTGGTATGTGCCGGTGACCTCGTATTCGGCGGAAAGCAGCCCGATCACATCGTTCCCGGTGGCCAGACCGTTGTCGAACGCATTGGCGACGATTCCTTCGGCACGTCCGATCAAGGTCATGTCGTTTTCGCCGTGGACCTGGTAAATGTCCAGAATGTCGGTCTGGTTGGCATTGTTGAACTTGTAGCTGACCAGATGGCACTGAATCTTGTATTTGCCCGGCATGACGCTGAGCGGGATATTCGTCAGCGATTCTTGATCGTAGGTGCAGCTCTTGAACTGGTAGTAGTTGTCCTGGAAATTGGTCGTGTATTGGAGGAAAACCGCCAATTTGTCGGGAACCAACCGGCTGTTCGCATTGTTGATCGTGCTTTTGTAGGAGTCGTAGGTTCCGGGATTCTTGGTGATGGAGCCTCCGCCGTCGATGATCTCCTTGCGCAAGAAGTAGGGATTGAACCAGAAGCTCTCGAAATAGACGCTGCGCGGAACGTAGCACCGGCTCATGGGATAGACGCGACCGTTGCTCATCTCAACGGGATCGAGCACCGTCTGGTAATCGGTGCGGACATCCTTCCCGAGCACCGATCTCAAGGAACTGTTCGGCTGGAAATCGACCACCCCGCTGTGGAGCGACGCCTGCATCATCCAGTTCACCCACTTGACGGTGTCCTCCTTCGTCACTTCACGCTCGACGCTTTCCAGATACTCCGTCTTCTCCCGGAACATCGCCTCGAAAGCCGCATTGTCCGGTGCGAGAATCGTATAGCGCACGCTTTCGTCGTTCAGGTCGAGATCGTTCAGCAGGTCGTTCTTCACGATCCACACCGAATCGTAAATGATCCGGCCGTTCTCGTCAACGCCTGTGATCGGGCTGTTCTCCTTGTCGAAAACCCGCAGGTTATGCGCGAAAAGCGTGTCGCGGAAGCGCGAATAGTCGTCGCCGACCTCTTCGAGCCACTGGTAAAGGTTCTTCCGGGGCGTAAGCCAGTCGGCAGCCCGGTGGACGACCCCGTTTTCGAAGACCCGGTCGAGCTCCGAAAGCGCGACGCCATCGACGGTGTACCCCTCCGAGCCTTTTCCCACGGTGAGATATTTGCCCGCCAGAGTCCCCACGGTCGAAAGGCGGTCGAGATTACGGCTGAAAACCGTCGTGATCGAAATATGGTTACGCACCAGGCGAATCTTCTCCGACGGGCTCATCGAAGCGACCCCGGCAGGCATCGGGTTGGCCGGAGCCCAGACCGTCACGAGGTCCGTGCCCGACAGAGTTTCCGTCATGCCGGTCTCGGCGACGAGGTTCACGAAGTCGGAATAGTCGGGCATCTTCTCCAGATATTCGAGGACGCTCCCCTCCCTGGTAGCCGTTTCGCCGCCCGTATAGTAGTCGTCCACGGCGTCGATGCAGGCCGAAGCGGTCAGGAACGCCAGGCAGCACAACGCTTTTACAATCTTATTTTCAGGAATATACATAAGTTTCATTTTTTTGATTCTGCCACAAATGAGATTATTCCACGGGAACGAACACGATGCGGTCGAATCCGCAGGTCCCGCCGACGGAACCGACCGTAAACCGCACCGTATGGGCCTCCTCGCTGGTCAGCGTACGATTGCCCCACGATCCCACTTTGTCGCCGTTGACGAAGTTGCGGTCGCTGCCCATCGACACGTCGTCCCACAGGATGTTGCATTTGCCGCCGTAGTCGGCATCGTTCGACTTCTCGATCGTGAAGGTGTAGGTTCCGGCAGGAAGCACGGGGATGTCCACTTCGAGCCAGCCGATGTCGCC of the Alistipes senegalensis JC50 genome contains:
- a CDS encoding fasciclin domain-containing protein, translating into MYIPENKIVKALCCLAFLTASACIDAVDDYYTGGETATREGSVLEYLEKMPDYSDFVNLVAETGMTETLSGTDLVTVWAPANPMPAGVASMSPSEKIRLVRNHISITTVFSRNLDRLSTVGTLAGKYLTVGKGSEGYTVDGVALSELDRVFENGVVHRAADWLTPRKNLYQWLEEVGDDYSRFRDTLFAHNLRVFDKENSPITGVDENGRIIYDSVWIVKNDLLNDLDLNDESVRYTILAPDNAAFEAMFREKTEYLESVEREVTKEDTVKWVNWMMQASLHSGVVDFQPNSSLRSVLGKDVRTDYQTVLDPVEMSNGRVYPMSRCYVPRSVYFESFWFNPYFLRKEIIDGGGSITKNPGTYDSYKSTINNANSRLVPDKLAVFLQYTTNFQDNYYQFKSCTYDQESLTNIPLSVMPGKYKIQCHLVSYKFNNANQTDILDIYQVHGENDMTLIGRAEGIVANAFDNGLATGNDVIGLLSAEYEVTGTYQPLELRIVIPGKFTAGEKRRICVGRIVLTPTDNY